Proteins found in one Euzebyales bacterium genomic segment:
- a CDS encoding MMPL family transporter produces LAVEDGLGDPPLDRGRMIPNKVGFVVMALVAGAAVTFTVVLPIAGVVLLVVFALLFVALPFWWTRRSYARAAAAGRPTGVQIRGAGHGLRSAGDVVHFLARWRVFTIPVTIVLAVLGVIGFTKVETAFSFSDFFSEDSGFIQSVDLFEENFGAGGGGDDGYVFVEGDLTRPSALSALEQAVADIEEADAAGRGFLQRDVDGTPVTGDDATTIARAAVASQTARAEIEATTGVAVTDEDGDGLPDAPAQTKAIFDQAFSRGITTDGGFLAFRPETVPEVVRDNGDGTYATRAIIGIESLTDDRIISDARRALDDAAADLEQGPAAGAFDRVAVSGTTITQKSSLDSFTRAMVYALPVAVVLCTLLASLFMRSLKYGIAAVTPILLVVGWIYGFMFLAGFKINVVTATIAAIAVGVGIDYSTHFTMRFREEFEGEPSRFPALRRAGEGTGGALAISALSSILGFAVMALAPMPIFATFGTLTAVMIAFSLTVALLVLPSLLLVVTFRRTGEERERLIDLIGLTGEEYDPHARATAARTRQPTK; encoded by the coding sequence TGCTCGCCGTCGAGGACGGCCTCGGCGATCCGCCGCTCGACCGTGGCCGGATGATTCCGAACAAGGTCGGCTTCGTCGTGATGGCTCTCGTCGCCGGGGCGGCGGTCACGTTCACGGTCGTGCTGCCGATCGCGGGAGTCGTCCTGCTGGTCGTGTTCGCGCTGCTGTTCGTCGCACTGCCGTTCTGGTGGACGCGTCGTTCGTACGCCCGCGCAGCCGCTGCCGGCCGGCCCACGGGCGTGCAGATCAGGGGTGCCGGTCACGGCTTGCGGTCCGCTGGCGACGTGGTGCACTTCCTGGCGCGCTGGCGCGTCTTCACGATCCCCGTCACGATCGTGCTCGCCGTCCTCGGGGTCATCGGGTTCACCAAGGTCGAGACCGCGTTCTCCTTCAGCGACTTCTTCTCCGAGGACAGCGGCTTCATCCAGAGCGTCGACCTGTTCGAGGAGAACTTCGGTGCCGGCGGCGGTGGTGACGACGGCTACGTCTTCGTCGAGGGAGACCTGACCCGGCCCAGTGCGCTCAGCGCGCTCGAGCAGGCGGTGGCCGACATCGAAGAGGCTGACGCGGCCGGGCGCGGGTTCCTCCAGCGCGACGTCGACGGAACGCCGGTGACCGGCGACGACGCGACGACGATCGCACGTGCTGCCGTCGCATCACAGACCGCACGGGCAGAGATCGAGGCGACGACGGGCGTCGCCGTCACCGACGAGGACGGCGACGGCCTGCCCGACGCACCGGCGCAGACGAAGGCGATCTTCGACCAGGCGTTCAGCCGGGGGATCACGACCGACGGCGGCTTCCTGGCGTTCCGGCCCGAGACCGTTCCCGAGGTCGTCCGGGACAACGGGGACGGCACCTACGCGACGCGCGCCATCATCGGGATCGAGTCGTTGACCGACGATCGGATCATCTCGGACGCGCGCCGCGCGCTCGACGACGCGGCGGCGGACCTCGAGCAGGGCCCGGCGGCCGGCGCGTTCGACCGGGTGGCGGTGTCGGGCACGACGATCACGCAGAAGTCGAGCCTCGACTCGTTCACCCGGGCCATGGTGTACGCGCTGCCCGTCGCCGTCGTGCTGTGCACCCTGTTGGCGTCGCTGTTCATGCGATCCCTGAAGTACGGGATCGCCGCAGTGACACCGATCCTGCTCGTGGTCGGGTGGATCTACGGGTTCATGTTCCTGGCCGGCTTCAAGATCAACGTGGTCACGGCCACGATCGCCGCGATCGCAGTCGGCGTGGGGATCGACTACTCGACGCATTTCACCATGCGGTTCCGAGAGGAGTTCGAGGGCGAGCCGAGCAGATTCCCCGCGCTCAGGCGCGCCGGCGAGGGCACGGGCGGCGCGCTCGCGATCTCCGCCCTGAGCTCGATCCTCGGGTTCGCGGTCATGGCGCTGGCCCCGATGCCGATCTTCGCCACGTTCGGCACCCTCACCGCGGTCATGATCGCGTTCTCGTTGACCGTCGCCCTGCTCGTCCTGCCGAGCCTGCTCCTCGTCGTGACGTTCCGGCGCACCGGCGAGGAGCGCGAGCGCCTGATCGATCTCATCGG